One Candidatus Thermoplasmatota archaeon genomic region harbors:
- a CDS encoding NAD(P)-binding domain-containing protein produces the protein MIAVIGLGKAGLPLAAVAADSGFDVIGIDTDENRCKMINSGKNPIPEEKGLSELIKRHCRKKFIATSRYKDAKDCDVLIITVPLYVTETFEADFSLLESAFRNIGKILKKGAMVILETTVPPTTTETLGKKWLEEESRLSLENGEFYLAYSPERIMTGYSISRLKEFPKVIGGVNNESGAKALEFYKKSFQTCI, from the coding sequence ATGATCGCAGTAATTGGGTTAGGAAAAGCTGGTTTACCTTTAGCCGCGGTTGCTGCAGACAGCGGCTTTGATGTCATTGGTATCGATACAGACGAAAACAGATGTAAAATGATAAACAGTGGAAAAAATCCAATACCTGAAGAAAAAGGTTTGAGTGAACTTATTAAGAGACACTGCAGAAAGAAATTTATTGCAACATCAAGATATAAAGATGCAAAAGATTGTGATGTGCTTATTATCACAGTTCCGTTATATGTAACTGAGACATTCGAGGCTGATTTCAGCTTACTAGAAAGCGCTTTTAGAAACATAGGCAAGATTTTAAAAAAAGGTGCGATGGTTATTTTAGAAACCACTGTGCCGCCTACGACTACAGAAACACTTGGCAAAAAATGGCTTGAAGAAGAGAGCAGATTATCATTAGAAAATGGCGAGTTCTACCTTGCATATTCGCCTGAGAGAATCATGACCGGCTACAGTATTTCTAGGTTGAAAGAGTTCCCTAAAGTCATCGGCGGAGTGAATAACGAAAGCGGTGCGAAAGCTTTAGAATTTTATAAAAAATCATTCCAAACTTGCATTTAG